From the genome of Methylocystis heyeri:
GAGCCAAAGGCTCCGGATCGCGCTTCAACGCCGAATAAGCGGCCCCCGCGATGCCTGTCGCCGCGAGTACAGTCGATGCTTCCCCACTCCAGCACATGATTTTTTTATCCGTTAGCCGCTCTTGGCTGACCCGATACACGATTGCGCGGCAGCGTCAATCGAGATCGAGGCTCGCGCGCGGGAATTGTCGCAAATTATCAACCTTAACCGCCCATTAACCGCGGAAACCGAGGATCGTCGCAAACGCGCAGGCGTCCGAGGGAGAGAATTCGATGGCCGACAACGACCTTTCGCTACCGCCCCGTAGCGGCGGCAAGGTTTATGGAGAGATGCGGTCGCGCATCGAGGAAGCCGCCGATGAATCCCACAGCGGCTCCGGCCTGCGCAGGCAGTTCTGGATCGCGCTGGCGGCCTCGATCGTCGCTGGCTGCGGGGTGGGGCTCTCGTTCGGCGAGCGCACGGGCGTGAGGCCGGCGATCGAGGCGGGAACGCGACCGGACGCCGCCAGATCCGTCCGCGCCGGCGGCGGCGAAGACGCCGCGAGCCTCACCGAAGAGCTGCGAGCCCTCCGCGCCCAGATCGAACAAATGCGCCATCTCGTCGAAAACCAGAGAGCGACGGAAAGGCTCAAAGCGCTGGAGGCCTCGCAGAACGCCGGCCAGGAGGCGACCCAGACGCTCGAGAAGGCCGCAGCGGCCTTGACCTCCCGCGTCGACGACATCGACCGCCGCCTCACCCGGCTGGTGCGGGCGGGAGTCGATTTCACCCCCGTCGGCGCCACCGGGAGAAACGAGCCTCTTCCCCAGCCGGGAAAGACGGGAATGAAAAAAGCGCGCTGAGCCGCTCCACCACGCGTTCGACTCGAGCGCATTTCCTCAGGAATCGAGAGACTTTCGCGACCAGAACGCGCTTCAGCTATTTCATTATCGGGTCGCGCCGGCCCCCAGCCGAGGGCCGGTTCGGGATATTGACATCCGTCTGTCACATCTATTGGCCATGTGCTGACGCAATGGTAGAGAGCCAGCCTGGACGACCCGGCCTGCGGCCGGGAAAGTCTCCGCGCATTCAAAACCTGAACGACGCCGACGGCGCGACGCATCTCCAAAGGGGAAGGCGTCGCGGCGCCCGGCTGCGCCCGCCCGAAACAGCCTAGCCAGCGAAAAGATCGCATGACGCAGCAACCTCTTATCGCTTTCGCCGGCGGCCGGCGCGCGAATCTGCCAAATCTCTGGGACGCCGCGGCGCTCATTCTGGTGCTGGGCGTATTCGTGCTCATGAGCTACGGCTCGCGCGGCATGACCTCGCCGCTGAGCGCTCCCGAAACCGCCGCTCTCTCGCTCGACTACTGGAAACTTCCCTATTACGGGCTGCGCACCACGCTGCGCATGTTCGCGGCGATCGTCGTCTCGCTGGTCTTCACTTTCACCTATGCGACGCTCGCCGCTAAAAGCCGGCGCGCGGAGATGGTTTTGATTCCGCTGCTGGACGTGCTGCAGTCGGTGCCGATCCTCGGCTTTCTTTCCTTCACGGTCACTTTTTTCCTCCAGCTCTTTCCCGGATCGACGCTGGGCGCCGAATGCGCCGCCATATTCGCGATATTCACCAGCCAGGCCTGGAACATGGCCTTCTCCTTCTACCAATCGCTGAGGACCGTGCCCCGCGACCTCGAGGAAGTCGCCGCCAATTTCCGCCTCACGCCCTGGCAGAAGTTCTGGCAGCTGGAGACGCCCTTCGCAATGCCCGGCCTGATCTGGAACATGATGATGTCGATGTCCGGCGGCTGGTTCTTCGTGGTGGCGTCCGAAGCGATCTCGGTCGGCGACGTCAATGTCCGCCTTCCCGGCGTCGGCTCTTATCTCGCCCTCGCCATCGACCAGAGGCGCATCGACTGCGTCGCGGCGGCGGTGGTGGCGGTGGCGCTCATCATTCTCGCCTACGACCAGCTGCTGTTCCGGCCGATCGTCGCCTTCGCCGACAAATTCCGGGTCGAGCTGACGGCCTCGCAGACCACGGCGGATTCCTGGGTGCGCGATCTTTTCTTGAGGACGCGCTGGATGCAG
Proteins encoded in this window:
- a CDS encoding ABC transporter permease, producing MTQQPLIAFAGGRRANLPNLWDAAALILVLGVFVLMSYGSRGMTSPLSAPETAALSLDYWKLPYYGLRTTLRMFAAIVVSLVFTFTYATLAAKSRRAEMVLIPLLDVLQSVPILGFLSFTVTFFLQLFPGSTLGAECAAIFAIFTSQAWNMAFSFYQSLRTVPRDLEEVAANFRLTPWQKFWQLETPFAMPGLIWNMMMSMSGGWFFVVASEAISVGDVNVRLPGVGSYLALAIDQRRIDCVAAAVVAVALIILAYDQLLFRPIVAFADKFRVELTASQTTADSWVRDLFLRTRWMQRIMTGPARLLHAASLLKMRRPAAARRKGPPNPRIELVLDLVWYAILGAALFASVSMIVNFIRQGVGVDEVKTVATLTFYTLLRVMALIAIATAIWLPIGVWIGLRPRIAEKAQPFAQFLAAFPANVLFPIAVIAILRFHLNPDIWLSVLIVFGTQWYILFNVIAGASAFPNDLREAAQNFGIKGWSWWKNVILPAVFPYYITGAITASGGSWNASIVAEYVKWGDDTVSANGVGAYIARATADGDYPKIVLGVAAMSIVVILINRLFWRRLASIGERRLRLL